ATCAGATTACCAAAAGAAGCGTTGTTGAGCAAGATTTGCGATTGAGTAATGAGCAAAAGAAATTCATCATAGATTTTTTATACAATAATTATTTACCGGCCAATCGCTATTACAAATACGATTTTTTATTCGACAATTGCGCCACACGTATCCGGGATATCTTATTTAAAAAAACCACCGGTGTACGCCTTGCCAATTCTATCATTCCGCCTAATACAACAGCAAGAGATCTGATATATTATTATTTGGATAAGGCAGGACAGCCTTGGAGTAAATTGGGTATCGACCTTTTATTGGGTAGTGTGATGGATAGAAAAATCGATAATAATGCGGCCATGTTTCTCCCTGATTTTCTAAGTAAGGGTGTAGCGCATGCAACCATTAACGGAAAGCCTTATGTGCTCAAAGAAACAACCATTTTGAATGCTCCAACGCCAATACAACCTTCCGGAAAATATATGCCCTTGATAGTTATTACAATCATTTGCATCTGCTTCTTGTTTTTATTTTATATTGGTAGAAAAAATAAATTATTCACCAATTTCTTAGATGTGTTCTTGCTGTATATTTCAGGGTTGTTAGGTTTGTTAATGTTATTTATGTGGTTTTGTACAGACCATCAGACCTGTGCGAATAATTACAATTTACTTTGGGCATTGCCGACCAATTTTATAGCTGCATTTTTTATATGGAAGAAAAAAGAATGGATAAGAAAATACTTCTTTTTTGCAACAGTTATTACAGCTCTTTTATTGGCATTTTGGTTTGAGCTGCCCCAGCATTTTAATATTGCCTTAATTCCATTTGTATTATTAATGCTCACCCGTTATGGTAAATTAGCAAGAAAACTGAGATAATGTATAAGTCATTTTTTCATCAACAGACAGAAGTTTTCTATCAAAAATTAGGTAGAGGAGCCAGGACCGTAATGCTCATCCATGGCTTTCCAGAAGATGGAAGTATCTTTCAATATCAATGTGATTTTTTAAAAGAAAATTACACTGTTTTAGTCCTTGATTTACCGGGTTCCGGCAAATCTTCTTATAACAAAGAATTGAAATCTGTAGAAGACTTTGCAGAATTGATAAGAGGGGTTTTACAAGAAGAAAAAATAGAACGATGTTTCTTATTAGGGCATTCAATGGGTGGTTATATAGCTTTGGCTTTTGCAGAGAAATATTCAAAACATCTTTTAGGGCTGGGGTTAATACATTCTACTGGATTTGCCGATAGCGATGAGAAAAAAGACAACCGTAAACGTGCCATTGGATTTATGGAACAATATGGAGGTGCTTCGTTTTTAAAAACAATGATCCCTGATTTGTTTGGTAAAGCGTTTAAAGAAGCGCACCAGGCGGTAATAGATGAAATGATTGAAAAAGGTAGGAATTTTGAAACAAAGGCCTTACAACAATATTACTCCATAATGCTCTTAAGAAAAGAGAGAACTTACGTTTTGAAAGAAATAAATGTTCCGGTTTTATTCATTGCTGGAGAAGCGGATAAAGCTATTCCTTTAAAAGATATCCTGCAGCAAGTGGTAATGCCTGATATTGCCATTATTAAAATACTTTCTAAGGCAGCACATATGGGGTTTTTAGAAGAAAGCTCAACTGTCAACGATGCTATTGGGCAGTTGGTAGGATTCATGTAAGAGATTTTTTACGTATTTGAAAATGTTCATTTTATTTTAAAAAGGAAGAAAAATGATGAGAAAGATATGCTTGATGGGGGTTTTATTTGTGAGTACTTATGCTCAATGTTGGAGCCAAAAAAATATTGCTAGCAAAAAACCTAATATCATTTTAATACTAGCAGACGATATGGGATTTTCGGATCTGAATTGTTATGGGGGCGTAAAGACACAAACGCCTAATATCAATAAATTAGCCTCTGAAGGAATCCGGTTTACGCAGTTTTATAATAATGCCTGGTGCTCTCCTACCCGCGCTTCTCTGTTAACGGGTTTATATCCCCAACAGGTTGGAATGGGTCAATTGGCGAACGCCAAAGAAGGGCCTACCGGTCCTTACCAAGGTTATCTAAGTAACAATTGTGTAACATTAGCAGAAGTGCTAAAACTAGCTGGCTACAATACTCTTATGTCTGGTAAGTGGCATGTTGGAGAAGCGCCTTCCCATTGGCCTATACAAAGAGGTTTTGATCATTATTTTGGATTAATCAGCGGAGCTGCCAACTATTTCGACATTACCAAGACAAAGATTGATACGAGTATATCCAAACAGAAATTAGTACGTCACATGGCTATTGACGGCAAACCTTATTTTCCTCCAAAAAAGGGGTTTTATATGACGCAAGCCATAACAAGCCATGCCTTGCAGATGCTCGATGACTATGGCCAAAAAGATAAACCGTTTTTCTTATATCTGGCGTATACAGCACCGCATTGGCCTCTCCAGGCATTGCCTGAGGATATCGCAAGATTCAAGGGAGCTTTTAATGAAGGCTGGGACTCCTTAAGAGAAGAAAGATATCTTCGTCAGTTGAGATTAGGCATCATTCCAGATGATAGAAAATTATCACCTCGTGATAAAGAAGTCCCTAATTGGTCTTCGCTCTCTAGCAAAGAGCAGAAAGAAATGGCAGAAAAAATGGCCGTATATGCTGCCCAAATCTATCGTATGGATGCTGGCATTGGCGAGGTACTCCAAAAACTTCAATCCCTTCGTAAGGAGGATAATACCATTGTTATTTTTATGTCTGATAATGGTGCAAGTGCTGAAGGAGGTATATGGGGTTTTGATAGCAGACACAATGGATTACCTGCCGGTGGCGTAGATTCTTATATGAGCTATGGCCAATCCTGGGCCAATATGAGTAATACACCTTTTCAATATTATAAAACCTGGTTACACGAAGGCGGTATTTCCGCACCTTTAATTGTTAAGTGGCCAAATGTAATAGCTAAAAAAAGAGATGGAAGTATTATCAAACAGACGCCCGCTCTATCGGGTCATGTAATAGATATTATGCCTACCCTATGTGAAATTGCAGGTGCTTCTTATCCCAAATTTTACAGGGGTAAGAAGATATTACCATTAGAAGGAAATAGTCTTTTACCAATCATAAAAGAAGATAAAAAACGAGACAGACTTCAGCCGCTTTATTGGGCATTAAACGGTCATAAAGCAATGCTCATGGGGAACTGGAAAATAGTTACGGCAAAAATGAGTGCTCCTTGGGAACTGTATAATATTCAAAATGACAGAAGTGAACTGAATAACCTTGCTCATAAATATCCAGATAAGGTGAAAAAGATGGCAGCGATGTGGCAAACCTGGGCAAATAGGGTGGGTGTTTTTAAAGGACAGGAAAATCTATGGCAATCTAAGGGAGGGGAATAGATAATGCTTTATGCTTCCCCTCTTAAGACGCCTAATATATTTAGATGCGTTAATTTGATGATGCTTTGCATTGAAGAATTACTCCTTCTTCGCAATTCTATATAAATTTCCTTCGTCAGTGATGGCATATAATGCCCCATCTTTACCTTGTATTAAAGCACGGAAACGCTGACCCATATTTTGCATCAACCATTCTTCTCCAACCACCTTATTATTTTTTATCACCAGCCGGTCAATATGTGAACCGCTTAAACAGCCTAAGAAAAGATCACCTTTCCATTCCGGAATCGTATCACTGTTATAGAATGCAATACCCGATGGTGATACACTCGGATCCCAATAATAAATAGGTTGCTCCATGCCCTGTTTTTGTTGAATACTATCGCCAATTTTTGCACCACTATATTCAATGCCATAAGTAATTATTGGCCAACCATAATTTTTTCCCGGATGTATAATATTTACTTCATCGCCACCACGTGGGCCAAATTCAACTTCCCATAAATCACCTGTCTGCGGATTCCATGCCATCCCTTCCGGACTGCGAAAACCATAAGCATATATTTCCGGTCTGGCATTTGGCGTTTGGGCAAATGGGCCATTGGGGACTGGTTTACCTTCTTTTGTTAAATGTAAAATTTTACCTAGTGAAGAGTTGAGCCACTGTGCCTGTATGCGAATTTCTTTAGCCGAACGTTCACCTGTACTTACCAACAGATTGCCTTCTTTGTCAAACAAAATACGTGATCCATACTGCAGATTCCCTTTATAGGCAGGCGTCGCGCGATAAATGACGGTAGGGTTTTCTATCTTTGTTTCATCAGCAGATAATTTGCCTTTTGCAATAGCCAGAAGCTTGGTGCTATCTGTTACCGGTTCGGAATAATCCCAATAAATCATTCTATTTTTTACAAAGTCAGGATCCACAATTACATCCAGTAAACCACCTTGTCCATCCGCATTAACTTTTGGGAAACCAGTAATGATTTTATCGAGTTTACCATCTTTCGTTTCAATACGCATGTTGCCCAATTTCTGAGAAATTAAAAATCGACCATCAGGCAACTGACAGATACCCCAAGGGTATTTTAATGAACTATCAAGTAAAATGATAG
The Arachidicoccus soli DNA segment above includes these coding regions:
- a CDS encoding Lnb N-terminal periplasmic domain-containing protein, which produces MKYFWGLLLSFFLLQTATAQNPDSLHVKISLLTCAPGNELYSTFGHTAIRIIDSTQHSDFVFNYGTFDFDQPNFYLKFVRGKLNFMVDAERFYDFIYEYQITKRSVVEQDLRLSNEQKKFIIDFLYNNYLPANRYYKYDFLFDNCATRIRDILFKKTTGVRLANSIIPPNTTARDLIYYYLDKAGQPWSKLGIDLLLGSVMDRKIDNNAAMFLPDFLSKGVAHATINGKPYVLKETTILNAPTPIQPSGKYMPLIVITIICICFLFLFYIGRKNKLFTNFLDVFLLYISGLLGLLMLFMWFCTDHQTCANNYNLLWALPTNFIAAFFIWKKKEWIRKYFFFATVITALLLAFWFELPQHFNIALIPFVLLMLTRYGKLARKLR
- a CDS encoding alpha/beta fold hydrolase, whose translation is MYKSFFHQQTEVFYQKLGRGARTVMLIHGFPEDGSIFQYQCDFLKENYTVLVLDLPGSGKSSYNKELKSVEDFAELIRGVLQEEKIERCFLLGHSMGGYIALAFAEKYSKHLLGLGLIHSTGFADSDEKKDNRKRAIGFMEQYGGASFLKTMIPDLFGKAFKEAHQAVIDEMIEKGRNFETKALQQYYSIMLLRKERTYVLKEINVPVLFIAGEADKAIPLKDILQQVVMPDIAIIKILSKAAHMGFLEESSTVNDAIGQLVGFM
- a CDS encoding arylsulfatase, whose translation is MMRKICLMGVLFVSTYAQCWSQKNIASKKPNIILILADDMGFSDLNCYGGVKTQTPNINKLASEGIRFTQFYNNAWCSPTRASLLTGLYPQQVGMGQLANAKEGPTGPYQGYLSNNCVTLAEVLKLAGYNTLMSGKWHVGEAPSHWPIQRGFDHYFGLISGAANYFDITKTKIDTSISKQKLVRHMAIDGKPYFPPKKGFYMTQAITSHALQMLDDYGQKDKPFFLYLAYTAPHWPLQALPEDIARFKGAFNEGWDSLREERYLRQLRLGIIPDDRKLSPRDKEVPNWSSLSSKEQKEMAEKMAVYAAQIYRMDAGIGEVLQKLQSLRKEDNTIVIFMSDNGASAEGGIWGFDSRHNGLPAGGVDSYMSYGQSWANMSNTPFQYYKTWLHEGGISAPLIVKWPNVIAKKRDGSIIKQTPALSGHVIDIMPTLCEIAGASYPKFYRGKKILPLEGNSLLPIIKEDKKRDRLQPLYWALNGHKAMLMGNWKIVTAKMSAPWELYNIQNDRSELNNLAHKYPDKVKKMAAMWQTWANRVGVFKGQENLWQSKGGE
- a CDS encoding PQQ-dependent sugar dehydrogenase yields the protein MLQKQLARILTLGTCSLIMMNCTSNTAKDKGNKNLSKDSSVETKPPNADYKPAFAGQTRAPAVLTKTPLSIILLDSSLKYPWGICQLPDGRFLISQKLGNMRIETKDGKLDKIITGFPKVNADGQGGLLDVIVDPDFVKNRMIYWDYSEPVTDSTKLLAIAKGKLSADETKIENPTVIYRATPAYKGNLQYGSRILFDKEGNLLVSTGERSAKEIRIQAQWLNSSLGKILHLTKEGKPVPNGPFAQTPNARPEIYAYGFRSPEGMAWNPQTGDLWEVEFGPRGGDEVNIIHPGKNYGWPIITYGIEYSGAKIGDSIQQKQGMEQPIYYWDPSVSPSGIAFYNSDTIPEWKGDLFLGCLSGSHIDRLVIKNNKVVGEEWLMQNMGQRFRALIQGKDGALYAITDEGNLYRIAKKE